A window of Leishmania major strain Friedlin complete genome, chromosome 27 genomic DNA:
CTCTCGCTGGGCCCTCGCTTCCCTTCCTCAACCGACTCCTCCATCGCTGTCACAGTCAATCTGCTCAGGTAACTGCTtgcatccacacacacacacacacacatacacgcgcgcgtTTCTAAAATCTCAccctttttcgtttttttttgttgttgttggaaCCAATTCGTCGATTGTCGTCGTTGCTGTCCATCGAacaaccgaaaaaaaaaatttcTAGCTGGGCCTTTTATCCCTGGTGTTCGCCTCTCgcacgtgtgtctgcgcgtgcgcgtttctgtgtgtctgtgtgtgtgcgggccCTCACCCACCTCCCctgccccaccccacacTCTCTCCGTGGCATGGTTGCTTCCAtcaccacggccgccaccaGTCCCTCTCCATCCCCTCCAATTCCTTTATTACTGTTGCgtccttttttgtttttcatATTTGGTTGTTTGGTTTGCCATTTCTCCTTGtgcgctctctgtctgtcgTCGCGCCTgttgcccccccccaacacCTCTAAAGCACATAGTCTTAGTGCTCGAACCCTTCACTACCTCCACGCTCTCCGCTGCGTCTCTACCGCCATCACGATTGTGCTCACTCGATCGCCAAGCCCTGCCCTCGCACCCGCTGTCGCTCAATCTTCGCAATGTCAGGCTCGGAGGCGCTGAATCACACGCCGGACCGGTTTATATTCGTGCCGTTCCGCCTCGGCGAAAAGGACGTCCCGGACTGGTCGCTGTGCTCGCGGTACATTGCCACGTACCACTCGAGCAACAACACGACCTCCGTCGATGACGCCATCAAATCCATGGCGGCATACCACAACACGATCGTGAAGACGTGCACCCTCCATGAGTCGAAGCGGACGCCGAATGAGAGCTTCATCAAGCACACACTGCTGCGTTACTGCCGCCTGGTAGGGCAAGCTCAGGCccatctgccgctgcacagcgGGCACGTGAGCAAAAACCTAAAGTTCGTCTGGTGTGACAGCTTCGATGAATCAACAAAGTATGAGAGCACGAATTCGAACTCGGAGCTGGTGAGCTGCGTGTACAACCTAGCCGCCTCGTACGTGTACGTAGCGGTgacgcaggcgcacacaggGTCCATGGATGATGTGAAGGAGGCGTACAAGCACTTCCAGAACGCTGCCGGCTACTACGAAATGGTCACCTCGATGCTGGATCGTCTGCCACCGGACCAGCTCACGAAGGGCGACATGAAGCGGCACTCACTGGCGATGCTCACGCGGCTGTGTCTCGCCCAGGCTCACCACTGCGCCTACCTCAAGGCAGAGGAGACAATGAAAGGAAAGCACGATGTGCTCTCCAAGAtggccgcggaggcggcgaaacAGTATGAGGACGTTCTCTCGTCCTTCAAGACCTCGGTATGGCTGACGAAGAAGGCTGCCAACGCGAAGGAGGTCGAGGCCCACCTCGATGCCAACGTCTGCATCTTCAAGGCACGCGCCCACCTTCACCTCGGCGTCAAGAATGAAGAAGGTGAGATGGGCGTGGCCATCGCGCACTACCGAAAGGCAAAGGCGCACCTATTGAAGCTGCCCCGCATGACGACGCAGTCGCTGACGGTGTGGGTCAACAGCATCGTCACCAGCGCCAACACCGCCGAGGACAAGGCGGAGAAAGCAAACACGTCCGTCTACTTCGCACGCATTCCGAAGGAAGTACCGGAGCCGGAGGGGTTGCCCCGCTCACTTGGCACCGCAACGGAGCACCCGAGTTTTGTGCGTTTTGTGTCGACGCGCGGCGAAGACCCCTTTTTCGGGATCGTTCCCGCGCACATCGCGAAGACAGTGAGCACCTGGcgcgagaagcagcgcaacCTGGTCAATgtgtgcaccgccgccgccgcccacgcgcGCAAGAGCACGCAGACGAAGTTGCAGACActgggggtggtggcggccatTCAGGCAATGTCTGGCGAGTTCGAGGGTCGCGGCCGCGTGCcggagccgctgcgctcgaGCATTctgaagctgcgcgaggagaacAAGAGCCCAAGTGGGGCCACCTACAGCGTGACCGACATCCTCATGAGCAACGTGAACACGTGCAGTGAAATGTACCAAGTCGCGGATAGCAAGCTGAAGGAGGTGAGCGCGGAGTTGGAGAAGGACAAGATGACAGATAGGCGCTATGTCGAGGCTTATGGGGAGAAGATGTGGCGTGCCGTGTACCCCGCCTCCGACCAAACACCAGACTACTGCACCATCTCGGCCGCCATCAGCGAGCACGAGAAGGGCCTGCAGCAGTGGTTAGTGACGCCGTTCAACGAGGCGAAGAAGACACTAGAGGAGAACATGCGCAACATCGCACGCCTGGACTGGCCGATCGCCGATTTGGACGCGCTGATGCCGTTCGTGGAGACCAAGGAGGCACGCCAGCAGTCAGGCAAGGTCATGGAGTTAGTGGCGAAGCTGAAGGAGTTAGTGGAGGCGAAGATGCGCATTGAGAGCGAGCAAGCGGCAGAGGAAAAAGTGCTGCACGATAAGCTGGAGTCTGACGACGTCGTTTTCGGCATTTCCTCCGTCGAgtcgacgcagcgcagcgcgaTACTGGAGAAGGCCTCCAAAGACATCTCGGACGTGATCGAGAAGGTGAACGAAAAGGTGCGGCAAGAGCGGGAACTGGTTCCCAAGGTCGAGGAGCTGATGGAGCAGATTGGCACTCTACAGAGCACTGACCCTATCTCTGCAGAGGTTCAGAAGGTGTCTAACGGGCTCGAAAACGCTTGCTCCATCTATCAGGAACTCATGAAGGACTTTGCCAGCATGGTGCAGTACGGCTCCAAGGCCGTAGACGAAATCGAGGCCACTCTCAGAAACGCCAAGTCCTACACGATGAGTCGCGAGCTTcaggcgcaggaggtgcagaGCCGTCTGGATGAGCAGATCGCGGCAAAGATGAGCCAGATGCAAGATGCGGAGAGCCAAATCGCCGaatcgcggcggcgccaagAAATCCTACAGCAGCAGATTGCCTCGCTGGAGCAGCaagtggcgcagcagcccgcATACCAGTACCCACCGTCGCCTCTGCTCCAGCAGCCACCtcagccaccgcagcagtcgcaccagccgctgtaccagccgccgccacagcaacaTGAGTACCACCACATGGCCCCAGCACCGTCCGCGGCATACCAGTACCCTCCCCCGGCCAtgcagctgccaccgcttCAGCAGGAGCCGCCTCTTCCGCCGTCGTACGATCAAGTCAGCACCATGGCCTCCGTACCAGtggtgcagccgccaccaccaccaccgcagcagacGAATGCGTACCAGTATCCACCGCCATCACTGCAGCAACCTGTCAACTCAGGCTGTCCCTCGTACAAGCCGCCATTTACACTGTAGACAGTGCATGCGCACGGagccttccccctccccctcccccctccccaacctcctctgccgctaGCCACaagcatgcatgcatgtgcaCGCTCGGCTCACATGgtgctgtgtgtgccttATTCGTCTCGCCCCTCGATACTTCCTTTGCGgttttcctttttgtgcTCTCTCGTTCTTGATGATGCCGGTCACCTCAGTCTGTGGCATCACAGAGCCCAGTACCGACTCTTTGTGGAGAAGCCGAGCGGCCTGCGCAGCCTGCCGTCGGGGGTACGGGGTGGCGGACTcgtggtgtcggcggacagGTCGTTGCGGGGCCGTGCCGAAGAGACGTGCGGCCGTGGTGATCACGTGTGTGCCGGCTCACTACGCATCGTGTCGACCATTTCAACAGGTGTACACACCCGCCTGCTGTTTTTTTTGGCATTCGCGGCGTTGCGGTGATGTCGAGCGTCGCTCTGGGCTTAGCCTGCGGTGTACGTGGTGGCATTGCAGTGGGCTGGGTGGCGCCAAGCGGTGTTGGTTGGCCCTGCTGCTTGGGatagccgtggtgcagcagaggcaagGTGGATCTGTggttgtgcgtgcgtatgctcGCTGATTTGttgggaagggaggggggggcgcctGGCATATCCGATGCACGTTGAAGAAGGCAAGCAAACAGAAAAGGAACGGTGTCTTAGTTCGAGATCGCCGGCCATCATTCAAGGGTAGGCGCCTGAGAGGATCACCGgtgagggtgggggtggcaTCGTCGCCTCTTGTGACCGTGGTCTTTTTCTCTGTTTTTGTTTGGGCGATCTCGTGAGGGGAtgtcgccgccacccctccccatcccaccaccaccagtcAACTGGATCTCCGTCTCAGGCTGCAGATTCTGTGCGAGTGGTTGTGGGAATGTACGTGTATGTTTCTGAAGTCTTTGCGGCGGTGCACACATCGTTTTCAGCTCGTCAGCTGAAGTCAcatctcctctctctttttttttcgccctTCGCCATGACcgcgtgctgctctgccctccacacacacctcgccccgtctttctcttctcgcTTCACTGTCGATTGTGTGGTTGCTAGCGTTTTATTCATTGCAGttctgtgcgtctgtgtccTGTGCGCCCTCTCGCTGCTTTCTGCAGTTGCTGTTGTAGT
This region includes:
- a CDS encoding conserved hypothetical protein (previous protein_id=AAZ09913.1); protein product: MSGSEALNHTPDRFIFVPFRLGEKDVPDWSLCSRYIATYHSSNNTTSVDDAIKSMAAYHNTIVKTCTLHESKRTPNESFIKHTLLRYCRLVGQAQAHLPLHSGHVSKNLKFVWCDSFDESTKYESTNSNSELVSCVYNLAASYVYVAVTQAHTGSMDDVKEAYKHFQNAAGYYEMVTSMLDRLPPDQLTKGDMKRHSLAMLTRLCLAQAHHCAYLKAEETMKGKHDVLSKMAAEAAKQYEDVLSSFKTSVWLTKKAANAKEVEAHLDANVCIFKARAHLHLGVKNEEGEMGVAIAHYRKAKAHLLKLPRMTTQSLTVWVNSIVTSANTAEDKAEKANTSVYFARIPKEVPEPEGLPRSLGTATEHPSFVRFVSTRGEDPFFGIVPAHIAKTVSTWREKQRNLVNVCTAAAAHARKSTQTKLQTLGVVAAIQAMSGEFEGRGRVPEPLRSSILKLREENKSPSGATYSVTDILMSNVNTCSEMYQVADSKLKEVSAELEKDKMTDRRYVEAYGEKMWRAVYPASDQTPDYCTISAAISEHEKGLQQWLVTPFNEAKKTLEENMRNIARLDWPIADLDALMPFVETKEARQQSGKVMELVAKLKELVEAKMRIESEQAAEEKVLHDKLESDDVVFGISSVESTQRSAILEKASKDISDVIEKVNEKVRQERELVPKVEELMEQIGTLQSTDPISAEVQKVSNGLENACSIYQELMKDFASMVQYGSKAVDEIEATLRNAKSYTMSRELQAQEVQSRLDEQIAAKMSQMQDAESQIAESRRRQEILQQQIASLEQQVAQQPAYQYPPSPLLQQPPQPPQQSHQPLYQPPPQQHEYHHMAPAPSAAYQYPPPAMQLPPLQQEPPLPPSYDQVSTMASVPVVQPPPPPPQQTNAYQYPPPSLQQPVNSGCPSYKPPFTL